The bacterium genomic interval CCATAAACACGACCGCATCGTAGGTCGCGTCGTCCGGCAGCTCCTGCCGGATGCGGTCGATCCCCGGGAGAAACCGGTAGGTCCCGGGCACGCCGTCGGCGCTGCCGACCGTCGCCTCCTGCCCGCGTCCCCACAGCGTGCGGGCGAGCGCGAGCGTCGACCCGAGGCAGTCGCCGTCCGGCGAGACGTGGTTCAGCAACAGGACGTGCCGTCGGCCCAGAAGCGCCTCGGCGATGCGTTCGGCCGGCGTCACGGCGTCTCCGGGTCCTTCGGGGCGGTCACCTGCCGGAGCAGCCGCTCCACGCGGGCACCGCGCTCGATCGACTCGTCCATGCGAAAGTGCACCTGCGGGAAGTGGCGCAGGCGGATGCGCCGCGCGAGCTCGGTCCGCATGAACCCCTGCGCGCTTGCGAGGCCGGCCATTGTACGCGTCTTTGCCTCGGCGTCCCCGAGCACGCTGACAAAGATCTTCGCATGGCGCAGGTCCGCGCTCAACTCGACGTCTGTGACCGATACGAACCCGATCCTGGGGTCCTTCATCTGCCGCTGTAGGATGATGCTTGTCTCCACCTTGAAGAGCTCCCGCAACCGGGCGATCCGCGAAGATGACGTCATCGGATCTCACCGCATCTCGACGTGGTAATCCAGAAGCACCAACTCACCGTGCCGCTCGATTACGCCGGCGACATGGGCCAGCACCTCGTCCGCGTGCCTGGTATCCGTGCTGATGTACGCCACCGCGATCCCCGCGCGACGCCACGAGTCCTGGTGGGCAACCTCCGCCGCCGCGACGTGAAACCGGTGGTGCAGGCGGTCCAGCAGCGAACGCACAATCCGTCGCTTGTCCTTGATGCTCTGCGTCCCGGGAAGGCTGCACTCGACATGCAGCACGCCGACGACCATCAGCGCCAGCCCCTTTTTGGGGGGGACCAGGTCAGGCGGGTTTCGCCTCCATGGCGAACACTTCGATGACGTCCTTTTCCTTGATGTCGGCGAACCGCTCGAGGCCGATGCCGCACTCGAAGTCGGCGGCGACCTCACGCACGTCTTCCTTGAACCGCCGCAGGGAGCCGATCACACCCTCGTGCACCACGACGCCGTCGCGGATGACGCGCGCTTTGGCGCCGCGGGTGATCCGTCCGGACGTGACGTACGATCCCGCGATCACACCGACGCGGCTGATCGAGAACACGCGTCGCACCTCGGCGCGCCCGATCACCACCTCGACCTCCTCCGGCGTGATCAGGCCGCTCGCAAGCTTCTTCACGTCGTCGAGCACCTCGTAGATCACCCGGTACAGACGGACGTCGGCCCCTTCGGTCTCGGCGAGGCGCCGCACCGCGGGTTCCGGACGCACGTTGAAGCCGATCACCGTCGCGTGACTGGCCGCGGCCAGCATGACGTCGGACTCGGTGACGTTCCCGACCGCGGCGTGGAGGATCGTGATCACGACCTCGCGCGTGGTCACGCGCTCCAGCGCCCCGACGAGCGCCTCCACAGACCCTTGCACGTCGCCTTTGATGATCAGCCGCAGCTCTTTCCGCTCGGTGGCGGTGCCGGTCTCCTTGGAGATCTCCTCCACGCTCAACTGCCGGATGCGCACCTGCTCCGTCGCCCGGCGCCGTTCGCGGCGCTCCTCGGCCACGGCTTTCGCGATCCGCTCGTTCGTGACGACCTCGAGGAGGTCGCCCGCCGCCGGCACCTCGCTCAACCCGGTGATCTCGACCGGCACGCTCGGCCCGGCTTCGGTCCGGCGGGCGCCGGCGGCGTCGGTCATCGCCCGGAGGCGCCCGTACGTCTCGCCGACCACGACCGCGTGGCCGCTGTGCAGCGTACCGTCCTGCACGAGCACCGTGGCCACCGGCCCGCGCCCCTTGTCCAACCGCGCTTCGATCACGGTGCCCCGCGCCGGCCGGTCCGGGGTCGCCCGGAAGTCGCGCAGTTCCGCCACGAGCAGGATCATCTCGAGCAGGGTGTCGATGCCCGTGCTCTGGCGCGCCG includes:
- a CDS encoding DUF503 domain-containing protein encodes the protein MVVGVLHVECSLPGTQSIKDKRRIVRSLLDRLHHRFHVAAAEVAHQDSWRRAGIAVAYISTDTRHADEVLAHVAGVIERHGELVLLDYHVEMR
- the rbfA gene encoding 30S ribosome-binding factor RbfA yields the protein MTSSSRIARLRELFKVETSIILQRQMKDPRIGFVSVTDVELSADLRHAKIFVSVLGDAEAKTRTMAGLASAQGFMRTELARRIRLRHFPQVHFRMDESIERGARVERLLRQVTAPKDPETP